GCGAATCCTTCAGCGCTGCGTCAAAATCGCGGCCCTCGACGGTGCTGACTTCGCTGCCCACACGGCGCAGCGCGGCAAGCCCGGCGCGGCGCACGAGGTCTTCTAGGTCGGCGCCGGTGAAACGCTCGGTCTGCGCCGCCATCGCCGCCAGATCGACGTCATCGCCCAGCGGCATCTTGTCGGTGTGAATGCCCAGAATATGCTCGCGCCCCGCCTTGTCCGGGGTGCCGACATAAACCAGCTCGTCAAACCGACCCGGTCGTAGCAGCGCCGGATCGACCAGCGTCGGACGGTTGGTCGCGCCGATCACCACCACCGATTGCAGCTCCTCCAGCCCGTCCATTTCGGCGAGGATGGTGTTGACCACGCGGCCCGTGACTTGCGGCTCGCCCTGCCCTGACCCGCGCGCGGGAACCAGCGAATCGATCTCGTCGATGAACACGACACAGGGCGCGACCGCGCGGGCGCGGGCGAAAAGGCGGGCGATCTGCTGCTCGCTCTCGCCGTACCATTTCGACAGCAAGTCGCTCGATTTCATCGAGATGAAGTTCGCTTCTGCCTCCTTGGCGACAGCCTTGGCCAGCAGGGTCTTGCCGGTGCCGGGCGGGCCGTAGAGCAGGAAGCCCTTCGCCGGGCGAATGCCGAGGCGGCGGAAGGCATCGGGGTTCTTGAGGGGCAGCTCGATCCCCTCCTTGAGCTTGTCGATCGCCTCGCCCGCGCCGCCAATATCGCTCCAGGCGACATTCGGCACCTGCACCATCACTTCGCGCATCGCCGAGGGTTGGACGCGCTTGAGCGCCGCGAGGAAATCGTCGCGCGAAACGCACAGGTCTTCGAGCACTTCGGGCGGAATCGTGCGTTCATCGAGATCGAGACGCGGCATGATCCGGCGCACCGCTTCGATGGCGGCTTCCCGTGCCAGAGCGGCAATATCCGCACCGACAAAGCCGTGGGTGACGCGGGCGAGTTCATCGAGATCGACCGCACTTTCGAGCGGCATCCCGCGGGTGTGAATGGCGAGAATCTCGCGCCGCCCGCGCTGGTCGGGGACGCCGATCACGATCTCTCGGTCGAACCGGCCCGGACGGCGCAGCGCCTCGTCAATCGCGTCGGGGCGATTGGTGGCGGCGATCACCACGAGGTTGGCGCGCTTCTCCAACCCGTCCATCAGGGTGAGCAGCTGGGCGACAAGACGTTTTTCCGCCTCGCCCGGCACCTGCGTGCGCTTGGGCGCGATCGAGTCGATCTCGTCGATGAAGATGATCGCAGGCGCAGCGCGGCTCGCCTCCTCGAACACTTCGCGCAGGCGCTTTTCGCTCTCGCCATAGCCCGATCCCATGATTTCCGGGCCGTTGATGGTGAAGAATTCGGCGTCGCTCTCATTGGCGACCGCCTGCGCGAGGCGGGTCTTGCCGGTGCCCGGCGGGCCGTGGAGCAACACGCCCTTGGGCGGCTCTACGCCGAGGCGGATGAACAGTTCGGGGTAGCGGAGCGGCAGCTCGACCATCTCGCGCAGCGCGCGGATGGTGTCCTCCATTCCGCCGACGTCGTCGTAGTTGACGACCGCCCGGCCATCGCGCGGTTCCTCGAACTCGGCGCGCAATTCGACCTCGGTGTTCTCGTCGATATGGACGATGCCCTTCGGGCTGGTCGAGGCAACGGTCAGGCGGATTTGGGTCAAGGCATAGGCTGGCGCGCGCAAGAGCTGGCGCACATCGGCAGGCATGTTCTGCACCGGCTGCTGTCCGGTCGTCGCCACCAGATCGCCCGCCACCAGCGGCCGGCGGAAGAAGTTGCGCTTCAACGCCTGGGTCGGCCCCTGAAGACGCATCTCGCGCTGGGCGGGAGCGAAGACCACGCGTGTGGCTGGGCGCGATTCGCCGCGCGCGATCTCGACATGCTCACCCGATCCGCCCTGCGCATTGCCGCGCTGCAGCCCGTCGAGCCGCACCACGTCGAGCGCGTCGTCTTCAGGATAGGCGGCCATGGCGATCGCGGCCGTCACGCGCTTGCCGCGGATTTCGACCACATCACCTTCGGTAATTCCGAGCTTCTGGAACGCCGAACGGGGGATTCGGGCGATCCCCGCGCCGGATTCCTCCTGACGGGCAGGCGCGACCTGTAGCCGCACGGTGCGGGTCGGAGTGGCGGTTTCGGCGTCGGCCATCGTGGGCGTTCCTGTGCAAGCGACTATCGGGTCTGCGAAACCGATAGCTAGGAACAGCGCCAATCGAATGCAATCTGCGGGCGGCGCAAGGGGGCGTGCTCACTGCAGCCATACCGTCACACTCCGCTGCCAGAGGTTTGCGTCGGGCGAAAAAAAGCCCGGCACTGGGCCGGGCTTTGAAAGTTTGGGAGAGGATGCCTGAAAGGCACCTTTCAAATGCCGCAACTCAGGCGATTGTGCAAGTGCGAAAGCAGCCCAATTGGTTGCAAAGACCGCAACAGACTCGCGATTATGTGCCGTTTCATGCGCAAACTTGCATATTTCTGCCCAATCGCGCGGCATTCGCTTAAAGATTGAGCAGATTTTTGCCGTGTTACCGTTTTGCGACGCAACATGAACCGCGATTCGACTTGGCGACTCGCGCGGGCGTGACAGCGCCCCCCGAACGCACTAATCAGAGGATCGATCCCGCAGGAGGGATTGTCCTTGCTCGACACAATAAGAGGCAGTCAGGCCCGATGACCAAGCTTTACCCCGACGCCAACAGCGCACTTGCTGGTGTGCTGCGCGACGACATGCTGATCGCTGCCGGGGGCTTTGGCCTGTGCGGCCTTCCCGAACGGCTGCTTGATGCGATTCGCGATTCGGGCGTCGGCGGCCTGACCTTCGCCAGCAACAATGCCGGGATCGACAACGAAGGCATCGGCAAGTTGCTGCGCACCCGTCAGGTCAGAAAGATGATCAGCTCCTATGTCGGCGAGAACAAGGAGTTCGAGCGGCAATATCTGGCGGGCGAGCTCGAAGTCGAATTCTGTCCGCAAGGCACGCTGGCCGAGCGGATGCGGGCGGGCGGCGCGGGTATTCCCGGCTTCTACACCCGCACCGGCGTCGGCACCGAAGTTGCCAAGGGGAAGGAACACAAGGACTTCCCCGATCGCGACGGGGTGATGCAGACCTATATCCTCGAACACGGTATCTTTGCCGACCTTGCCATCATCAAGGCGTGGAAGGCGGACGAGACAGGCAATCTGGTGTTCCGCAAGACCGCGCGCAACTTCAACCTGCCCGCAGCAACCTGCGGCAGGATCTGCGTTGCCGAAGTCGAGGAGGTGGTACCGGCAGGCGCACTTGATCCTGACCAGATCCATCTGGCAGGCGTGTTCGTTAACCGGATCGTGCTGGGCGCGCCCTACGACAAGAAGATAGAATTCCGCACCGTTCGGGAGAGGGAGACGGCGTGATGAACAAGAAGCTTGCCTTGATGCCACTGGTGCTGCTGGCGGGGACGTCGCTTTCGGGCTGCATCGCGGCGGCCATTCCGGCGATCGCCGGATCGGCGATGGTCGGATCACGGGTGGTCGACGGAGATGGCAAGGAGGCTGCGGCCAAGCCCGCCCCTGTGGCGGCGGTACCAGCACCGAAACCGGCCCCAGCCCCTGCGCCGGTCCAGCCCAAGCCGGCCCCTGTGCCAACGGTGACGCTGGTCCCGGTGCCGCCTGCGCCTGCGCCCGCGCCTGTTCCGGCACCCACACCGCGTCCGGTTGCCATTCCCGCTCCGGCTCCCGCTCCGGTAATTGCTTCTGCTCCGGTAATCGCTCCGGCACCCGCACCCGTTGCCGCAGCGGTTGTACCGGCAGCCACCCCTGCGGCGCGCCCGGCGCTGCCAGCGGTTGCGTCCTATCCCGATCCTGACCGTCCGCTCCCGCCCGAACAGGCCGGTTTCGCCCGCTTCGTGCGCTATGGCCACGCCTCCGCGCGCGGCGCGGCGGGCGGGGCCGATCTGCCCTCGGCGGTCCTCACCGACCCGGTCGCGCTCGATGGCAAGCGCCGCCGCTGTGCGGTGGGCGAGCAGCTGGTGGCGGTGATCGATCTCGACCCGGCGGGCGGCGTGTTTGCCCCCCCGGCCAACCCTGCCAAGCTGCCCAGTCTGGCGCTTGGTCTTGCTGTGCTGCGCGAAGCGGGCGTGGAGATCGCCTGGCTCTCCGACATGCCGGTCAACCAATCGGGCTCGCTGCGGGCGGCGCTGGAGCAATCCGGGCTTGATCCGCGCGGTGAGGATATCATCTCGCTGCGCCGCGATGGCGAGGATGGCAAACAGCAGCGCAAGGAAAACCTTGCCGGGATCGCCTGCATCGTCGCCATTGCCGGAGACGAGCGTCCGGACTTTGACGAGCGCTTCAAGTATCTCCTCAACGCCGAAGCGGGCGCGGGTATCGAGCCGCTGATCGGCGACGGCTGGTTCCTGATTGCGCCCTTGCTGGGCAACTGACCCGGTGATTGCCTCCGTCCGTCTTCTTGCGCTGCTGGCCGCGCTGGCCGCTGCGTTGCCGCAAGCTGCGGCGGCGGGCAGTGGCGCGCCGACGGATGCCACGCGCCTCAGCCATTCACCGTGGTTGGCGCTGCGGTTCGAACAGGGCGGTGCCGAAGTCCCGCTCACTGCAAAGGACATGTTGCGATCCGAGGTTACGCTGAAGCGCGCACCTTTTTCGATCGTGCTGCCGGTGCGCGGGACTGACGACACCTACTGGATCGCCGCGTGGCGCGACGACAGCATCTTTGCCGCTGCCGAGCCCGAAGCACGCGCAAACCCCGAACCCCCCGTTGCGTTGCCACCCTATTTCCTGCCCGGCACTGGCTTTGCCGACACGGCGGCCGGATCGGGCACCCTGATACTGGGCGCCGAGGGACACAACCACCTCTACGGGCTGAGGCTCGGTCCCGACTATTACCGCCACGTCTTCAATGTCTCTGCCATCGGCGGCGATGATGCGCGTGGGGAATGGCGCGAAGACCCGGTCAGCGCCACCAAGGGACCGCTCTACCTCGTCGCCTGGTTCGACGAGGATGGTGACGACATCATGCGTCATGGCGAGTTCGAATTTCTCGTGCTGCATTTCCGTTAGGCTGCAGCCGCAATTTCTCAGGGAGTTTCTTTGATGGCCGAGGCCGCTGTTTTGACCGGTTGGACACGCGACCAGATGGCCGCCCGCGCCGCGCGCGAGCTGAAGGACGGCTATTACGTCAACCTCGGCATCGGCATCCCGACGCTGGTGGCGAACCACATTCCCGAAGGCATGCTTGTAACGCTGCAGAGCGAGAACGGGATGCTCGGCATCGGGCCCTTCCCCTATGACGACGAGGTCGATCCCGATCTCATCAACGCCGGCAAGCAGACGATCAGCGAACTTCCCCACAGCGCCTATTTCGACAGTGCGACCAGTTTCGCGATGATCCGCGGCGGGCATATCGACCTCACCGTCCTGGGCGCCATGGAAGTGGCCGAGAACGGCGACATCGCCAACTGGATGATCCCGGGCAAGATGATCAAGGGCATGGGCGGCGCGATGGATCTTGTCGCCGGAGTGAAGAAAATCATCGTGGTGATGGATCACACGTCCAAGGACGGCGCGCCCAAGTTCATCCCGGCCTGCACCCTGCCGCTGACCGGAGCAGGGGTGGTCGACATGGTCATAACCAACCTTGCGGTGTTTGCGCGGACCGATCACGCCTCGCCGTTCCGGTTGATCGAGATGGCACCGGGCGTGACGGAGGCCGATATCGCAGCGACCACCACCGCGCATTACGTCGTCTGATGAGGCGTGGAATTGCGCTCGGCCTTGCCCTGCTGCTTGTCATGATCGGCAGCATCCTCGCCTTCACCTCGCCGCCGCGACTGCTCTCCTATTACGACCGGATGGCAGGCGGTAGTGCGGGCGCGCGGCTGGTGGCGGAGGGTGTGGCTTTCGGGAGCCACGGCCAAACGCTGGACATCTGGGCCCCTGATGCCAAGGCCAAGGGTCAGCTGCCGGTGGTGATCTTCTGGTACGGCGGTGGCTGGGCCAAGGGCGACCGTGCCGCCTACGCCTTTGCCGGGAGAGCGCTGGCACGCGAGGGATTCCTTGTGGTCATCCCGGACTACCGCAAGGTGCCCGAGGTTCACTTCCCCGCCTTCCTCGATGACGGGACCGAGGCTGTCGCATGGGTGCAGGACAACATCGCCAAGCACGGCGGCGATCCGGCGCGGGTTGCCTTCATGGGTCACTCGGCAGGAGCCTATCAGGCGGTGATGCTGGCGCTGGACGCGAAGCGGCTGACGGCAGCGGGTGCCGATCCAGCCAACGTCAAGGCGGCGGTTGGCCTGTCCGGCCCCTATGACTTCTATCCTTTCGACAGCCCGCGTTCGGTTGCAGCCTTCAGCCAATGGCCGCGCCCGGAAGAGACGCAGCCGATTGCGTTTGCGCGCAAGGATGCGCCGCCACTGCTGCTCGTCACATCGGACGGCGACGAGACGGTGCGCCCGAGGAACGCCAACAACCTCGGCGCGAAGCTGCGGGAACTGGGTGCGCCGGTCGAGGTCAGGAACTACGGCCCGCTTGATCACGAGGAGGTGGTCATGGCGATCTCGGTGCCGTTCCGCGGCAAGGGGCCGGTGCTTGCCGACAGCGTGTCCTTCCTCAGAAAGCATCTGGGCGAATGACCATGTGGCTCCCCGAACCCCGCAACCCCAATGCCCCGTTGGCGGGCCTCAAGGTCGTCGAACTCGCCCGCGTTCTGGCGGGGCCGTTCTGCGGGCAGATTCTCGCGGACCTCGGCGCGGATGTGATCAAGGTCGAGAGCCCGGAAGGCGACGGCACCCGGCTGTGGGGGCCGCCCTGGGTCGAGCGCACCGATGCCAACGGCACCGTCCACCGCGAAGCCGCCTATTATCACGCCTGCAACCGCGGCAAGCGCTCGATCATTGCCGACTTTGGTGATGCGGATGATCTCGCGCGGGTGCGCGCGCTGTGCGGTGACGCCGATGTCGTGATCGAGAACTTCAAGACTGGCAGCCTCGCCAAATTCGGGCTCGATTACGCCAGCCTCTCGGCCGCGAACCCCGCCCTTGTCTATTGCTCGATCACCGGTTTCGGCCAGACCGGACCGCGCGCCCACGAGGCAGGGTATGACTTCGTGGCGCAGGGGATGAGCGGTCTGATGTCGCTGACCGGCGAACCGGAGGGGCATCCGGTCAAGATGGGCATCTCGATCAGCGACCTTGCCACCGGCGTCTGGGCGGCGAACGGCGTTCAGGCTGCGCTGTTGATGCGGGCGCGGACCGGCCCAAGGCAGGGACTCGGCCAGCAGGTCGATATGAGCCTGCTCGATTGCTCGGTCGGGCTGCTCGCCAATCAGGCGACCTATCTCTTCACCACAGGCGAGAACCCGCCGCGCATGGGCAATGCCCACGCACAGGTCGCGCCCTACGGTGTGTTTGCGGTGACCGATGGTCACGTGATCCTCGCGCCGGCCAATGACGGGTTGTTCCACAAGCTGATGGCGGTGCTCGGGCGGAGCGAACTGTGTGACGATCCACGCTTTCTCGCCAATGGTGATCGGACAGCGAATGCCCGGGCGCTTGATGCCGAGATTGCGGCGGCGACAGCGGGCTGGACCAAGCAGGGCCTGCTCGATGCCTGCCATGCGGCAGGTGTCCCCGCCGGACCGATCAACCGGTTGGACGAAGTCTTTGCCGACCCGCAGGTGATCGCGCGCGGGATGCGGGTCGAGCTCGGCGGGATGGCCGGGGTGCGCAGCCCCTTCACTTTCTCCGACGCCGAACTCGCGCTCGACCGCCCCTCACCGATCCACGGCGCTGACGACCCTCCCCGCTAAGGGGCAGGCAACGCACTGGCGCTTTCCCACTTGACTCCCAATCCGTGTCAGCTATTTCTGTTTTTACAGAAATTGGTGATGCGATGCGAGTCTATGACATTCCCGAAGCCAGATCCTTCATCCTCCATTGGGGGGAGATGGGGACGCATTGGGGGGTCAACCGCTCGGTCGCGCAGATCCATGCGCTGCTCTATCTGAGCGATCGTCCGCTTCACGCCGAGGAAATCTGCGAGACGCTTGGTCTTGCGCGGTCCAACGTCTCGACCGGGGTCAAGGAGCTGCAATCCTACGGCATCATCCGTCGCACCCATGTGGAGGGCGACAGGCGCGACCACTTCGTCGCGGAAACCGACCTGTGGGAAATGCTCATCCGGATCGTCAGCGAGCGCAAGAAGCGTGAGATCGACCCGACCATTACTGCCCTGCGGCAGTTGAGCGCCGACATGGCGACACGCAGTGATGTGCCGCCGCACGTAATCGAGCGGATCGGACGGATGCACGAATTCATCGGGACGCTGGCACACTGGTACGACGATGTGCGCAGCCTGCCCAAATCGACCCTCGTCACGCTGATGAAGCTGGGCGGCCGGGTCGCACGCCTGATCCCCGGAAAATCCCGCAACTGACACAGGAGGCCAGACCCACCATCATTTCCGCTTGCCCGTCTATTTCGGTGTTTACAGAAACAACAGGAGGTATCGATGCATGAATCCCTGAGCTATCTCGCCTACCTTGCCATCAGCATCGGGCTGACGGTGTGGGTGGCGCGCACCCTGTCGAAGAACGGCGAGGTGTTTCTGGTCGATTGCTTCGGCCATGATCAAGTGCTGGCCCGTTCGACCAACCATCTGCTGGTGGTCGGCTTCTATCTGGTGAACCTCGGCTTCATCCTGCTGGCGCTACAATTCGGCAAGCCGCCGGAAAGCGTGCCCGAAGCGATCCGCTACCTGTCGAGCAAAGTCGGCTTCGCGGTGCTGGTGCTGGGCGCCATGCACTTCTTCAACATGAACGCGATCGCCAAGTTCGGCCGCAAGGTCGGGGCGTGGTTCCGCGAGGAGCAGTGGGCCGCCAACGCGCGCCCCGCTGCGCCCGAGGCGTAACGACCGGTAAGGACGGGCGGCCACCGCGCCGCCTGTTCCACCGATGGAAAGGAACGCAAGATGACCAACGGTTTTACAGCTTTCGCCCGCGCGGTGGGTTGGGGAACGGTAGCCGGGGCTGCACCCTACACGGTGCTGTTCATGATCCCGCTGGCGTTTGCCGGTTTGGAATATCGGAGCCTTGGCGAGACCGCGCTGGTGCTTGCCTACCCCCTGATGCTTTCGGGCGCGATCGTGCTCGCATCGGCAGTGCTGTTAGGCCTGCCCTTGACGTTGATCTTGTCTGGCAGCGGTCAGGACAGAAGCCGCACCTATGCGGCGGCGGGGATGCTTCTCGGCGCTTTCGTGCCTGCTGCAATTGTCACGGCCATGGCTGGCGAGCTTAGCGAAGAATCCCTGTTCTTCGCGCTGCCGGGGACCCTTGCGGGTCTTGTTACCGGCACCATTTGGGGCCGGTGGCGTGAGGCGCTGAACCGCTAAGCGGGTCCAGCGCCTCAATCAGGATCAGGCCAGTGCGGCCTTCAGATCGTCCACCAGATCAAGCCGTTCCCACGGGAAGTAGTCGCCTTCCGCGGTGCGGCCGAAGTGGCCGTAGGCGGCGGTCGGCCGGTAGATCGGCTTGTTGAGGCCAAGATGCGTGCGGATGCTGCGCGGGGTCAGGCCGCCGAGCTTGGCGATGCCGAGGATCGCCTGTTCGATGACGTCGTCGCCCACGGTGCCGGTTTCGTGCGTGTCGACATAGAGCGACAGTGGCTTCGACACCCCGATCGCATAGGCGATCTGGATGGTGCAGCGCGTGGCAAGACCAGCGGCCACCACGTTCTTGGCGAGGTAGCGGGTGATATAGGCCGCCGAACGGTCAACCTTGGTCGGATCCTTGCCGCTGAACGCGCCGCCGCCGTGCGGGGCTGCGCCGCCATAGGTGTCGACGATGATCTTGCGGCCCGTCAGGCCCGCGTCGCCATCCGGTCCGCCGATTTCGAAGCTGCCGGTGGGGTTGATGAAGTACTCGGTTTCGCGCAGCAGCTCGGCCGGGATCACGTCGGCGATCACGCCCTTCACATAGGCTTCGAGCTCGGCCTGCTTGGCCGGTTCGTTTTCGTCATATCCGGCCTTGTGCTGGGTCGAGACGACCACCGCAGTCGCCGCCACCGGGATCGAGCCTTCGTAACGCAGGGTCACCTGGCTCTTGGCGTCGGGCTCGAGGAAAGGCGCCGCGCCCGAGTGGCGGTCAGCCGCCATACGCTCGAGGATCTTGTGGCTGTAATAGAGCGTCGCCGGCATCAGGCCGGGGGTCTCGTCGGTCGCGTAACCGAACATGATGCCCTGGTCGCCCGCGCCTTCATCCTTGTTCTCGCCCGCGTCCACGCCCTGCGCGATGTGCGCCGACTGGCCGTGCAGGCGGTTGATGAATTCAAACTTCTCCCAGTGGAAGCCGTCCTGCTCGTAGCCGATGCGCTTCACCGTATCGCGGACGGTCTTTTCGATCTCGGCTTCGGCGCCCGGCGCCCATTCGTCGTTCTCGAACACGCCCTTGCAGCGGATTTCGCCGGCCAGCACCACCAGCTGCGTGGTGGTAAGGGTTTCGCAGGCGATGCGCGCTTCGGCGTCCTTCGAGAGGAACAGGTCGACAATCGCGTCGGAAATCTGGTCGGCGACCTTGTCGGGATGGCCTTCGGAGACGCTTTCGGAGGTGAAGAGATAGTTGGTGCGCATGAATACCCCGGGGGCTGGAATGGGCGGATCGGTGCGGGAAGAAGGACAACTTATAGAGATATAAGGAAACCTTTATGTCCGCGCGTTTTCCCGTTCGCCCTAGCGGCGCGCGCGGATGAGCGCAAGCACTCTCGGCAGGCCAAGGCCGAGGAGAAGCAGCAGCGCAGCCCATGCCAGTGTCAGTCCGTGGCCGAACTGCGCGAACAGGGTCGGGGGCTTGGCCTTGGGGATGAAACCTTCAAGCTTGTCCGCCTTCCCCTGCAGGATTGTTCCGCGCACCACGCCACTGGCGTCGATCACGGCGCTGATCCCGGTGGTGGTGGAACGCAGCACCGGCAGTCCCTCCTCGATCGCGCGCATCCGTGCCTGCGCGAGATGCTGCGGCGGGCCCCAGCTGCCAAACCAGCCATCGTTCGAGGGATTGAAGATGTAATCGGGGCGATTGGCCTTGTCGGCGACTGCGCCCGAGAAGACGATCTCGTAACAGATCATCACCCCCGCCTTGCCATGGACGCCGAGGTCGAGCGTGCGCGGCCCGGGGCCGGGCAGGTAATCGATGCTGCCCGCCACCAGCCGCGACAGGCCGAGCGGTTCAAGGATCGGGCGCAGCGGCAGGTATTCGCCATAGGGCACCAGATGCGCCTTGTCGTAGCCCGCAAGGATTGCGCCCTTGCCGTTGATCGCCATCACGGAATTGCGCGCGCTGACCGCCGCGGGCACGCCGGAGGGGCCTGTGCCGATGTTGAGGTTGACCACGCCCGCGAGCAGCGTCGATTGCGGGCCGATCACCTGGCCGATCCGCCGCCGCGCTACCACCGGGTCAGCGTCCGCGGTCATCTGGATATAGTATCGCTCCGGATAGCCTTCCTCGAGATAGTCGGGGACCGCGCTTTCCGGCCAGAGCACAAGGCGCGACTGATCGCGCGAAGGTGCGGTCAGGCGGGTGAGGCGGGCGAATTGCTCCTCGAACTTGGAGCCGTCGTTGATTTCCGACTGCGGGATATAGGGCTGGACAAGGGTGTAGCGAACGCCTTCCGTCTGCGGGGCGCGCTCCTTCAGCGGAGCGATCATGCCCACGATGAGCAGCAGCGCAAGGCCGCCCGTATTGACCCAACGGCGTGAGACAAGGCCCGCAAGCAACACAGCCGCGATCAGGAGAGTGAGCCCTGACAACGCATATGTGCCGGTGATTGTCATGTATCGCGCCAAGCCCGGCGTGTCCCACGTCCCGAGCAGCATCAGCCCCAAGGGCGGCCAAGGGTATCCGGTGAACACCCATCCGCGCAGCCATTCGGTGACGACCCACGCGCCCGCCAGCACCAGACCGAAGGCCCACAGCGGCTGACGACGGGCCAGAACATGCGCCGCTAGTGCGGCCAATGCGGGATAGATCGCGAGATAGATGCACAGCAGCGGCACCGCCAGCCACCCGAGAAATTCGGGCATCTTCGCCTGATGGGTGAAGGCGGTGGCGATCCAGTTGTTGGCGAGCGTCAGATGCGCCCAGCCGAAACACCACCCGACCCACAGCGCCGCGCGCTTGGTGGGCGCGGCGAAAACGAGCCACACGAACCCCGCCAGCGCGGCGAGGCCCAAAGGCCACAGGTGCAGCGGCGGGTAGGCGCAGGCGGCGATAAGCCCCAGCACGATCGCGGCAAGCGCCGGAAAGCGCTGCGCCAACGCAGGCACTGCGGCCAGCCGCTCGATCACGGCAGCTTACTCGACCGTTTCGAGCGCGCCGCCGCTTTCGCCGGACCCGGTGTCATCGCCGCGGATCGAGGGCGGGAGGATCGAACTGTCGATCACGCCGCGGCCATCATCATCGGCGGGCTTGCGCGGCTTGCGGCCACGCCCGGGCTTTTCGGTGCGTTCTGCAACGCGCTCCGGACGCTCAGTGCGCTCGGGACGCTCAGCGCGTTCAGGACGATCAGCCCGCTTCTCGCTGCGCCCGCCGTCACGTCCCTCTTCGCGAGGCTTGCGCTGCTGTGGCTGGCGGCGCGGGCCACGCTGGCGGTTATCGTCGCGGTTGCCGTCACGGTCATCACCGCGATCATTGCCGCGATCTTCGGTGAGGAAGGCTTCGCCTTCCTGCCCCGGTTCGCCTTCCATCACGTCGCCGCGCGATTCGTTGTCGGGCTGTTCGTAGGGCGAGCGCGTCGGCGCTTCGCTGCGACGGCCACGGTCGAAATCGAAATCGTCTTCGAAGTCCTCGGCCTGTTCGCGCTCGTCGTTGCGACGCGGATTCCCGCCGACACCGCCGCGCTGTTCGTCCAGACGGGCCTTGTTGTCGGCAATCACCCGGAAATAGTGGTCGGCAAACTGGAGGTAGTACTCCATCTGCACCCGGTCGCCGTTATGCTGGGCGTCCTGCGCGAGCTTCTTGTACTTGTCGAGCATCTGCGGGGCATTGCCACGCGCCCGGCTGTCGATCCGGTTGAGCTGGCTGGGGTTGCCGCCTTGGTTGCGAT
This DNA window, taken from Porphyrobacter sp. ULC335, encodes the following:
- a CDS encoding DUF4167 domain-containing protein, whose translation is MNNNNNNRNNRRRGRGNRNQGGNPSQLNRIDSRARGNAPQMLDKYKKLAQDAQHNGDRVQMEYYLQFADHYFRVIADNKARLDEQRGGVGGNPRRNDEREQAEDFEDDFDFDRGRRSEAPTRSPYEQPDNESRGDVMEGEPGQEGEAFLTEDRGNDRGDDRDGNRDDNRQRGPRRQPQQRKPREEGRDGGRSEKRADRPERAERPERTERPERVAERTEKPGRGRKPRKPADDDGRGVIDSSILPPSIRGDDTGSGESGGALETVE
- the lnt gene encoding apolipoprotein N-acyltransferase; protein product: MIERLAAVPALAQRFPALAAIVLGLIAACAYPPLHLWPLGLAALAGFVWLVFAAPTKRAALWVGWCFGWAHLTLANNWIATAFTHQAKMPEFLGWLAVPLLCIYLAIYPALAALAAHVLARRQPLWAFGLVLAGAWVVTEWLRGWVFTGYPWPPLGLMLLGTWDTPGLARYMTITGTYALSGLTLLIAAVLLAGLVSRRWVNTGGLALLLIVGMIAPLKERAPQTEGVRYTLVQPYIPQSEINDGSKFEEQFARLTRLTAPSRDQSRLVLWPESAVPDYLEEGYPERYYIQMTADADPVVARRRIGQVIGPQSTLLAGVVNLNIGTGPSGVPAAVSARNSVMAINGKGAILAGYDKAHLVPYGEYLPLRPILEPLGLSRLVAGSIDYLPGPGPRTLDLGVHGKAGVMICYEIVFSGAVADKANRPDYIFNPSNDGWFGSWGPPQHLAQARMRAIEEGLPVLRSTTTGISAVIDASGVVRGTILQGKADKLEGFIPKAKPPTLFAQFGHGLTLAWAALLLLLGLGLPRVLALIRARR